GATTGCGTCAACTTTGTTCACTCGTTCAAAGCGTGGGACGTGACGAGAGATCGAAGTTTGCAACTGCGTCCACTCGTCTCTAAACACAGCAAAATAACCTCAGGTCCTTGAAGTTTAAACGTGCGCTGTGTTGTGACTTATTACTAAGAACAAAACCAGAACTCGCTGAGGCTTTGGCACGAAATGGCAACTTATTGGCTTCTTTTTCAATGAATATTCGTGCTTTGAATATAAAATTACATTGCTAAAGATCTCTAGATAGTTTTAACCTTTGAGGTATAGACTGAACCCATGTTTCATACCGTTAAATAACACCTACGTGTCGATAAATGGCTCCATTTCGGCGATGAATTGCCTTATTACCGAGTAATACTGGCtcaaataactaaagtaaggaatctgtaaaacaataataactGATCCTATAAAAATAGCACTCACTAAAATTAAGTGCAGCAAACAATCGAATTGTGATATGACAATGATGAAAGACATGAAGTCGATTTACCTTTTGCATGTCTTGGTTATCTACAAATGTCGGTGGGAAAATGGAGTGTTCTCGCTTTTGGGGTTTCACCGATTTTGAAGCTCTGCTGGTCTCTTCCTACCaaaataagttataacttAGTCAATTTCgaaaactttattgaaaataaagtaattaaaagaacttttgcaactaCTGTAACTTCACAATCTAACAGTATCCGTTCGCTAAAAGTATGATGGTTTAAACTACCGCGTTCTTAGAATTTTACACAATTTAAAATGACATTTCTACCAGAAACCTTCCCGAAAttaaatcgttttttaaaaccAACCGGGGGCGATTCTTTTACTTCGGCCGAGTAATCTTTCGATCCCAGCTCAATGTAATATTTTTCCAACTGCGAGGCCATTTTGCTGGAAAATTGTTCCTTAGTTACAGGGAATGGTTTCCAGAAGCAAAAGCCACGATCAAACAATGTCCTCGTGTTGGATGAAGCGTGGCAAATTCTCAAAGCCTTCGCAAAAAGAGACATagaagtaaaaaattatttacacaACTTTAACCGATGTTTAAACTTTCCAACATGACCATAGGTTCGCTCAATCAAAACACACATGGTacttgtattttgtttttgtattattaCTATTTTGTTGCCACATTGTAGGCTACTTGTCTGTTACTTATCCAGtgaataaacaataaaaaactaaacGAGTCATAGTTCTCTTGTATTTTACGACGTAACGTAATTTTACCTGGTAGTTAAGTCGCTCCATGAAGCGAAAATGCGGTGCCAGCAGCTTGTAGAGAAAGCTCGACTCTGACAGATGTCGTTTCGCGTAGATGCAGACGGCGCTCGGGAAAACGAAATGCACGTAATTGTGTCCGAGTCCTGGTGCGTAGTAAGACATACAGACCTATAGCATGACATTATCACCGTCAGTCGTCGGGTACATAACCAAAATAACCAGCACAAGTATATTGCAAAACGCGTAGTGTCCACACGATTTCGCCAGCCAGACAACAAAAGAACTGTGTATATTTAATAAGGCTTCCAAAACGGTCTAGAAACAAGACAGTTTTCACTGGGCTTCGTTTGTGGTCGATATCACCTGCAAATGAAGCTTAGCGAGGTCATAATCCGGTCGATCGTGGCGTGCACAGTCCGAATGAAACTCCTCCTCACTCTCCATCTCGATGACGATCTTTTCCTTGTCTGGATCAACGTAAACGCGCCTCGCATCCCAGTAAAATCCCTGAAAGAACAAGAGAAGATGGAAGGTTACTGTGTTCTTTTGTAATTGCAACAACAGAatccaaaagtttttttgttataaacccGAAACTTTTAAATCAGTATTAAAGCCTGTTAACAACGTGTTATTTTTCACACTTGTGTGGTCATAGTGTCTGTTGAAATTATGGAGAAAATTTCTACCTCAAATAGGGTAAATTGTTCCATCGTGGTCAGATCAAAGCAGTACATGCCCTTTTCCTCGCACCAGTTTAAAAAGTGCGCATAAACCGTGTTGAATAGGACGTAGCAGAGCTGGCTGTCCGAAATCAATTCAATCTTTTGTCgtctatttttaattaaaaagtaaCATAACATCTAAATATAGAAGCAAGACATCACGCGATGCACTTTCAGCTCGTTTAATGTGCACTTTAATATGCAAAATACTTCCGTAATTAACATCAAAATATGCAGATGCACTTTTACACCATTTAgctaaaaatttgttgatcGTGACTCTTAAAACACAATTAATTACGGgaaataaacaattattttgcaataatttatcaaaacttGCCTTACTGCCAATTTCGAAAGCTCTTTCGCGGTCCACAACGTCATTCTTGTGACGTAAGATAGACTGCGGTGCGTGAGAAAATCGACTTCTTCATCCGTTGAGATTAAACCGACGTCACTGACCTGCGCAAGGGCCGCAAAAAATAACGGTACCAGTTATTGATGCTGATTGGTCAAATAATTTGCAGAGAATGATAAGAACAGAAATCAGCGCCAAGACACGCGGTCGAAAAACTTCCCGCGAATGACATGAAATTTGTTCACATTTATATATTAAAGTGAGCCCTAACCTTGGTCACTGAAGCGAGTCGTGAAACCCGTAAAGAAAGCATTGTTGAAACAATAACAACCTTGCTACAGCAAGATGGATTTATGCTACTAACTTTGCAGCGTAGTTGCACACTGGATTCGATTCGCCCAAAAAATGTTACCTTGGACGACCTGCGGAAGCTTGCCTTGCAGTGAgatgcaatttttttgtgcACTGAATGCGATCGTCCCACGTCAACGCACTCGCACacaaacatgtttgtttttttcgcATCACCGCTTACAATTTAAGGTAGTCCTGTGACTGGTTATGTACCTGACATACCGGTACTGTACATTGGTCAAGCTTAGATGGAAATTCTGAATACAACAAAGAAGTGAAAAGTATTGGATGAAGCGAATTAGGTTGAAATATGGCATTGTAACCGTTTCTTTGAGTTCAGTACCTCAATAGCTAAACAAAAGGATATTTGATTTGGTCACATAACCTACGTATATTTGCTGATGCAAAAAGCTCAGTAGCATAGAGTTAACGTGTTGCCATAACCGTAAAATTTGCAAGTTGGctaatttattgcaaatagGCGACTCGAAATTTCGATTGTACCATCAGCTTTGTAGGCCATATCCTTGTATCACATTACACTGGTAGTGTCACCTGCAGATTCGATCCGTGACGTAATCAGTGTGCAGACTATGGCTTGCCATAGCAGACAAGTGCGAATGTGACGACTGAACACGATGACCGTCGCATGCATTTCCTTGTGATTTCGTTTCCCGGCAACGCATCTGCGCTCTGTATGCACTGCGCAGGGATCTTTATTTTGCTAAACGTTGGCTGGTTAAATAATACAAAGGTTTCGTTTATGTTCTGTACAGGATGTGTGCAAAGTCTATCGTTTTGTGTGTGGCTTAGGTTAACTTTGCTTGGTTTGCACACAAAGAGGTGACCACTGAAGTTCACTGAAACTTGCTGACCCTTGAAATAAATGATCTTACAGAAGTGAAGTGTTTGGCGACTGGATTAAATCATCTTCAAGCGGACTCGCTTTTTCTAAAAACGAAAAGTTTCTGGGGTTTTGTTGCCGCcacaaagcaaaaacaatcTCCCGCACTTCTGAAAATAGCGATCTCTGATTGGTGATGCGGGTTGCTGTTTTTAGTTACGTCAGAGTTAGTAGTTTCGAGCCATTTAGCTAAGCTTATGGCTGCTACTATTTCATCGggaaaaaaatcgtgcgttcaaagttatttttcacagtttcttgttaaactaaactaaatattataacatagtaacctagaTTTACCTTgtaatctaaatttaactcCAATGGAaccctaaatagctaaaatcaactttttataTACCAATTATCCTAACccaaccgcctatctttaacaaagGGCTACTTGACCttcatacggtgaaatagtcacttcgtttAGCTTACATCTCTCAGTAAAAATTAGGATATC
Above is a window of Clavelina lepadiformis chromosome 8, kaClaLepa1.1, whole genome shotgun sequence DNA encoding:
- the LOC143468684 gene encoding uncharacterized protein LOC143468684 isoform X1 encodes the protein MLTLVEHAVYLALLLWIYYPLYLLGSALIKLKLWINRVKQISGFRYIYQGVMTPLSSKCKVSDVGLISTDEEVDFLTHRSLSYVTRMTLWTAKELSKLAVRRQKIELISDSQLCYVLFNTVYAHFLNWCEEKGMYCFDLTTMEQFTLFEGFYWDARRVYVDPDKEKIVIEMESEEEFHSDCARHDRPDYDLAKLHLQVCMSYYAPGLGHNYVHFVFPSAVCIYAKRHLSESSFLYKLLAPHFRFMERLNYQALRICHASSNTRTLFDRGFCFWKPFPVTKEQFSSKMASQLEKYYIELGSKDYSAEVKESPPEETSRASKSVKPQKREHSIFPPTFVDNQDMQKIPYFSYLSQYYSVIRQFIAEMEPFIDTDEWTQLQTSISRHVPRFERVNKVDAIATFIHLVAIVHSADHSSYTDFFARSHGCMSIRTPFEKFSNKEFWSSFQAETGTPVDAIKKNPVRLIRQRDVMRMRCFLNVFVDYVPSPTCDLSLVKTNYDFQNNEADILVRNFISKLRCLDGNLKIQESPLKFTRNENDFRPSGLQIAKLDTLVRSNCY
- the LOC143468684 gene encoding uncharacterized protein LOC143468684 isoform X2: MTLWTAKELSKLAVRRQKIELISDSQLCYVLFNTVYAHFLNWCEEKGMYCFDLTTMEQFTLFEGFYWDARRVYVDPDKEKIVIEMESEEEFHSDCARHDRPDYDLAKLHLQVCMSYYAPGLGHNYVHFVFPSAVCIYAKRHLSESSFLYKLLAPHFRFMERLNYQALRICHASSNTRTLFDRGFCFWKPFPVTKEQFSSKMASQLEKYYIELGSKDYSAEVKESPPEETSRASKSVKPQKREHSIFPPTFVDNQDMQKIPYFSYLSQYYSVIRQFIAEMEPFIDTDEWTQLQTSISRHVPRFERVNKVDAIATFIHLVAIVHSADHSSYTDFFARSHGCMSIRTPFEKFSNKEFWSSFQAETGTPVDAIKKNPVRLIRQRDVMRMRCFLNVFVDYVPSPTCDLSLVKTNYDFQNNEADILVRNFISKLRCLDGNLKIQESPLKFTRNENDFRPSGLQIAKLDTLVRSNCY